The following is a genomic window from Strix aluco isolate bStrAlu1 chromosome 3, bStrAlu1.hap1, whole genome shotgun sequence.
CAGAAAAATGGGTACTTTGTGTAGTGAAGTACTGGATGCTTTTTCTGGAATGTTAAATTGGTTAAAATGGGGTGCTTTGTAAAAAGGAATTATTATAAATGGATGCATAGTAATTTTTATATTCTTATGGAAATTATTGCTATCTGCAAGTATTTGTTGCTAAGTAAGACTCTTTTACATCCTTTTGTAAGAcatgaatttgttttttttttccttatcatgAATCATAAATACATACAGCATTTCACTGTTCTGAACTAATTAGTATTTCTTTGCAGTGGTCAAGATCTGGGAGAAATGGTACTCTGAcacttcctcttccctttcaccCATAAAACTACTCTTATAATATGAACATTTGTATGTGACAAGCTTTGGGTGAATATCCTTTACAGTTCTCGGACAGAGCACCCATAACACCATTACCTTTTTACTGTTAAGTAATATTGAGCTTGTCCCACTAGGTTTTGATACTTTTTCCACAGTATTTGTATACTTCAGCAGTACCTTTCTATTAGTGACTGTTTACAGTAGCAACTGttgttccttaaaaataaaaggtgtattaaaatgtattttatgtattaaaaaaccccaacatcatCATGATCTGGTACTATTTAGTTATGCAAAATGTGCACCTTTACATACAACAGAATATTGATACAAATAATATCATTGTAGTGTTtcacaagcttttttttcccaccaggtCTAAGATAGTAAAGAAAAAAGTCTTGATGTTTAGTCATCTctgtaaagatgaaaaaaaacccgTTTAACACATACAACAGAAGTAACTAGCCAGCATTTATTCCCTTACTCAAATTTGAATTTTATTATCAGCTGATCTTATTCAGTTGGGCAGGGCATAACCGAAGACTGTGGAAGGCTTAACCTGCCTCTCAATTATGGTAGTTCAATTATAAATGCAAAGTTTTAATTCCTATTAAATTGTGCATCAAGAAGAAAATCCATAAAATGCTTCAGAAAGGAGTTTAACCTGTCAATGTAACTATTCTTCTGCATACTTTGGTGTGAATTCTTCGGTATAGCACAGCTCTGAACTTTCTAAAAGATACTATGAACTATACATACTTATCTAGGCCTCCTTCCTAGAGAAAGGCGCTAGTCATGATCTGCAGCACTGTCTCCAGGGCAGTTTGAAGATAAGTCTTCAGGGTCTACAGGATAAGCAGAGAAAAAGTGAGTAATTCCAGCTcggaggagggaaagaagaagTTGCTAGAATTACTTGACAAATCCATGTAAAGCAGATTAAACAGAATCCCAGAAGGTTTGCAAGTTATTAATACCAAACTTTGCTTTAAAACAGTGAACACAAATTCTACCCTCTTTGGTGCAGTGAAATTGGATAGTgtcataaacatttcagaaatgtttatttctgttcaAAAACAAGCTTTTGAAGCTTTTTATGGTACTAGTTTtaatatctttaattttttttcctaaaaaaaatttaatatgaaTACCAATTTAAAGAAATGGTGATATGATGgatggttggttggttttttttgtgcaTGTAAACACTTAAAAAATGGCTTATAATcaaaacatacaaagctttgtGCAAAGAACAGCAGCCTGGAAGGAAAATTTACTATGTAAATTTAAAAGACTGCAGTAAGAGAAACGTAAAGGATATATTGTACTACTTGAGTCTAACTGCATAAGCAAAGTAAAACAGTTACAAGACAGGTTTACTCTTACCTTCATAGGTTGTTCCACACCAAATGCaataaaagtgtttttctctcAGATAGGCAGTCAGGATGTGTAGCTTTTCTGATACCTAGAGATATGTACAGATATGCAATGATCTGGGGCTCACATGACGTAATAGTTTGAGCTACTAGCTCTGCTAAAATAGTTTAACCTTTTGCTATGGAAAAGCTACACAATACTGTAGCTCAGTCAGGCACAAAGTCTCCCGAATTTGTAGCATAGAGCAAAGGAATTCATGATCTCTGGAAAGTTAATGGCTGTTGTTTGCTCATCCTTCTTTCTAGCTAAGAAACGTGCATGGAAGAGAGAGCTAAAAATATTGCCTAGCTACCTTATTTCAAGTATATGATATTTTTGGTGGAATTTTTCACACCTAATCTCTGCAAATCAAACACATAAGGCTAACAATAGCCGTGTAATCTAGTTCTCAAAAAGTGTGAACTGCCAGTGTTCATCTGAGATAATCTGTgaagcattttcagaaattacttagtAATTCTAAAATTCAGCCTAAGACATGATATGAGGTATCCAAAATTAAAACTCAAAAGCAAATAACTTCAATCAAATATGTGACCTTGTGTATCCTGGTTAAGACAAAAATGTTTAGAATTTAATTTCTAAGCTACTTTTTCCAAAGATCAGCTTCAAAACAGATGAGCAACAAATGAGTGGTTTAATGTCTTACATTTTATCATGTAACCGCTATAAAAATCACTGCTCTAAGATTGCAAAGAGGCCGTTCACTACAGCTTGGAGAATGACATGTATACATATATCCTTTATACAGGTATGTATACACCCatactttttaaaggaatattaaaTTTAATTCTGAATCAGGCTATTAATTTAGTTGCAGAGCTTACACTTAAGTCTGAGCTTGTGCATTCATCTTCCTTGTCTTCCTCATCTTTGTCTTCCTCTTCAGGTTCTAGCCAATACCAAGTCTCCTTGGGAACATCAATATCCTTAAATAGTGAaggatttaaatgaaaattatctgCCTTTACAGGTTTCCTTGTAAGATACTGgataaaaacaatttctaataGGTGAGATGTCAGGTATTAAAACTTTCCTGTATACTATAACCAAGAATTACTAAGGCTGTAGTCAGAAACTATGTACAGCGGTTCACAAGGATTATTCGCTCTTTTTAAAGCAAGTCAATGCATGCTAACATTAAGTTCAGTATGTGTAAGGCTATACAGCAACATAATCTCACACCAAGGCTGTGAACAGATACCCTTTTTTACCAGTTGAAAACATGCTGCCCCAGGTTACACAGTGCTTCCTAGTCCACCTCACATAAAGTTAAAGGAAGAAGAGTCAATGAAGGTGATCTAAGATAATTTAGCCGACTTCATTTAAAGCAGACTAAGGAATATCAAACAACCTCAGCAGAACTTGTGGGCAGTATTAACCTCTAACaggttaataaagaaaaatacttttaagtttTCAAGTGGCAAAAATTTATCGTAGATCACTGCTATCACCCATGTTACTCCTTGCAGGTGGAAGGtactttgttttgggtttgttttttgtttaaatgcttATTTGGTGAATCTGCTGATTCCCTCAATGATGATCCccctccttggagatactgaagagctgtctggacatggtcctggacaacctgctttAGGTGACCCTGCTTAAGCAGGAGGGTTGTACATGATGACCTTCAGAGTCCCTTCCAAGGTCAACCACTCTGTGATGATATTGCGCCCTCACTTGAGGTAAACAGCACTGTTATTTAGGACGGCCTGACATTAGCTACTGAAAGATATGCAAACAGCTCAAAAGTAACCACAAGAATGCAGGAGCAAGAACAGGTCAGCTCTGATGGCACAAATTAACACGGGTCCTCACATAAGTTACTGTGAGATCAGTGTATACCTTCAAATATCTTAATGGTGCAAACATATACTTTGAAATATTGTAAGAAGACTTAAGTGTTGCCAAACATCAAGACTTCAGGCTCGTTATTCCACCATTTTAGACAACTTCCAAGAATTGAATCACTACTTTACTTGTAGCCTGTTATCTCTAACCTATAAGccttccttcccacccccaaAAATATAGGTCTCACTTTTTGCATATCTAATTGCTGGCAGGCCCTCTGGCTTTTTCGGAGGTCCCCTTCCATCTTACgttcttcttgtttgtttttgaatCTTATTCTGTTAAGAAAAAGTAGATAGCCAAAATAAGCAGGTAGATAAAAAGGGAGATAgcttttctaaaacagaaaatCTAAGATTTTAGCTGTACTAATTCCCTCAGACCAGGATAACGAAGTTAAGAAGTCCTTCTGACATTGTTTCTGTGGAATCACACATGTATTTCTAAGGAATTACACCTTTAAGACAGCGCTTTTTTGATCACAGTAGACTGAACACTGTTTCTTCATCAGGTGTCATGTTGTAAGACATGAAAAAAGTGGTTCACTAAACATCTGCAAAAGATACAACCTTCCCTAGGCTTTTCTTCTCCACATGTAACAAGGAAATCAGGAGAAAATAAACCCAATAAAACTTACACAAATTTACCCTGATTTTTAAAACCATTGTAGCAACATTGCTCAGGATTATCTGtagattttatattaaaaagatgACACTGTTCTCTGATTTAAAAAGTTGCAACTGACTTGAGGAAAGCTAGTATGTATATTGTTTGAATTATTAACATTTACAAAAGTAAATTATGCAGCACACACTTTTAGCTTTAGTGTTCATTTGCTTTCGCTTTAGAACTGAGAAACAATTACTCAGTATTTCAATTCTTACCTCTCATTCGAAACATTCAAAAATAGCAACACATTAAAAGAATAACCAAACGTAAAGCATAAAAGGAATCGTTGTTTAGACACTGCCTCGAATATCAGTTACATCATTTTACCTGAACTGATCTGCAgcttgttcatttgctttttttttcatatggagTTTTTGTCTATAGTTTTCtagtttttcttcagcttttcgcTTTTTTAATTCCTCGTGACCAAGCCCACTTCTGCCTATGTAAGTTCAAAAGACGGACGTAAGCAGTTGAGAAGTTCTGATAACCAACTATGTAAATCAGGAAGTATCACAAACCTGTTTTTATGTTCAGAGGAATAGGTTCAACAATGCCTTCTCCTGCAAGGGAAAAAACAGGTCAGTTTAAGAAATCAGGTCTTTCTCAAACGACGATTTGTGCGGTATGTTCAAGCAGACAAGCTGCTTTTACCATTAAATATGTACCTTGTGATTTTGTTGCTTGGAAGTTGAAAAATCCCAAATCAATGTACATTTAGTGGATTGCAAATGACCCAGCTGAACTGGAACTCCCTCTTTTTTGGCTTGTCTGCTGGAttgctatgtatttttttcatgataCTACCcaagtgaaagaaaatggtgTTGCCTTGACAGGTATAACATACCTGTGACAAAGACTGCTTTGTTACAGCCTTCTGTAGTATTTTTCATGCCAAAATCTCACAACTtgacaaagatgaaaaataaaaagtatctgTCTGGGCCAGTTCATTTCCTGATTGTCTGCTAGACATGCTGAACTGGCACAGCAGTTATTGATGCTTTGTTTTACTGATTTTACTTCATCTATTAAGGTTTCATAAGGGCAAGCTAGCGTGCACTATTCCTTCTTCAGAATTCAACTATAAATGTAGAGGGAGGGATTGACTTTTTT
Proteins encoded in this region:
- the GPATCH11 gene encoding G patch domain-containing protein 11 isoform X1, which gives rise to MEDDEEEDYMSDLFIKQDVRPGLPMVRRMKDAIQKEEKQKEANEKNRQKSIKEEEKERRDLVLKSALGNENKGFALLQKMGYKSGQALGKSGEGIVEPIPLNIKTGRSGLGHEELKKRKAEEKLENYRQKLHMKKKANEQAADQFRIRFKNKQEERKMEGDLRKSQRACQQLDMQKDIDVPKETWYWLEPEEEDKDEEDKEDECTSSDLSVSEKLHILTAYLREKHFYCIWCGTTYEDPEDLSSNCPGDSAADHD
- the GPATCH11 gene encoding G patch domain-containing protein 11 isoform X2 — protein: MKRKTTCLIYLLSTQDVRPGLPMVRRMKDAIQKEEKQKEANEKNRQKSIKEEEKERRDLVLKSALGNENKGFALLQKMGYKSGQALGKSGEGIVEPIPLNIKTGRSGLGHEELKKRKAEEKLENYRQKLHMKKKANEQAADQFRIRFKNKQEERKMEGDLRKSQRACQQLDMQKDIDVPKETWYWLEPEEEDKDEEDKEDECTSSDLSVSEKLHILTAYLREKHFYCIWCGTTYEDPEDLSSNCPGDSAADHD